One window from the genome of Mugil cephalus isolate CIBA_MC_2020 chromosome 23, CIBA_Mcephalus_1.1, whole genome shotgun sequence encodes:
- the LOC125001125 gene encoding ADP-ribosylation factor-like protein 4C, translated as MGNSFSNLAAFQSLHIVMLGLDSAGKTTVLYRLKFNEFVNTVPTIGFNTEKIRLGGAGASRGISCHFWDVGGQEKLRPLWKPYSRCTDGIVYVVDSVDAERLEEARTELHKITRFSENQGTPLLVIANKQDLPRALDVGEIERQLALAELSPSTPYHVQPACAIIGEGLDEGMDKLYEMIVKRRKSLKQKKKRQ; from the coding sequence ATGGGGAACAGTTTCTCCAACCTGGCTGCCTTCCAGTCCCTGCACATAGTGATGCTCGGCTTGGACTCCGCGGGTAAAACCACCGTCCTGTACCGGCTCAAATTCAACGAGTTCGTGAACACGGTGCCCACCATCGGATTCAACACGGAGAAGATACGGCTGGGCGGCGCGGGGGCCTCCAGGGGCATCAGCTGCCACTTCTGGGACGTCGGGGGCCAGGAGAAGCTGCGGCCCCTGTGGAAGCCCTACAGCCGCTGCACGGACGGCATCGTGTACGTGGTGGACTCCGTGGACGcggagaggctggaggaggccCGGACCGAGCTGCACAAGATCACGCGGTTCTCCGAGAACCAGGGGACCCCGCTGCTGGTCATCGCCAACAAGCAGGACCTGCCCCGGGCCCTGGACGTCGGGGAGATCGAGAGGCAGCTGGCCCTGGCCGAGCTGAGCCCCTCCACCCCGTACCACGTCCAGCCGGCCTGCGCCATCATCGGAGAGGGACTGGATGAGGGCATGGACAAACTGTATGAGATGatagtgaagaggaggaagtcactgaagcagaagaagaagaggcagtga
- the LOC125001148 gene encoding aldehyde oxidase 1-like isoform X1 — MSTGTEGNALCFFVNGEKVTEEHADPETMLLPFLREKMRLTGTKYGCGGGGCGACTVMVSRYQPATKTITHYSANACLLPLCQLHGAAITTVEGVGSTKTRLHPVQERIAKAHGSQCGFCTPGMVMSMYALLRNKPQPTMEDLTQALAGNLCRCTGYRPIVDGYRTFCQEGNCCQANGDGKCCLNGDGETDEHEQEKPRLFGKEEFLPLDPTQELIFPPELILMAEKAKPQTLTFHGERMRWVSPASLEELVQLKTRHPEAPLVMGNTNIGPDIKFKGVLHPLIISPTRVVELFAVSQTPEGVWVGAGCSLSELHSLLEKLVPQFPEEKTELFRALEQQLGNLGSQQIRNVATLGGHIVSAYPNSDLNPVLAAGSCKVSVISSRGRREVLINQDFFVGFGKTILRPEEIVVSVFIPFTRKGEFVRALRQAARKEVSFPTVTSGMRVLFSEGSRAVQDVSLYFGGVGPTTVRASKTCAAIISRPWDDETLSRAYDVLLDELTLPPSAPGGKVEFRRSLTLSLLFKFNLEVLHKLKEMNLITEELPEKMLPLPKEIQPSLQEFHPVPKDQSEQDPVGRPIMHRSAFSQATGEAVYCDDIPRTDGELFLVLVTSSRAHAKITELDVRDALQLPGVVDVIMAKDIPGKKVRSMFGYDEELLAEDEVSCVGQMLCAVVADTKAHAKRGAAAVKIGYEDLPDPIFTIEEAVEKSSFFLPQRTIERGNVKEAFKNIDQVYEGEIRMGGQEHFYMETQTMLVVPVGEETEFNVYISTQWPTLVQDAVAETLNVPSNRVTTHVKRMGGAFGGKVIKTSILASITSVAAWKTGRAVRCVLERGEDMLITGGRHPLVAKYKVGFMKDGRIMAADMQFYVNAGNTADESVLVAEKILLHMDNAYKIPNLRGRSSACRTNLPSNTTFRGFGVPQTIFIMENMVNDVAMALGRPADEVAPQSSSCFIDLVKLCLTSSLIVQIREVNMYRGPSVTHYKFEFSPENMLRCWEECKIKSDYSSRCQAIAQFNQQNRWKKRGISVVPIKYGIAFADGLFNQAAALVHIYKDGSVLVSHGGAEMGQGIHTKMQQVASRELHVPSSKIYISETSTSSVPNTCPSAASFGTDANGMAVKNACETLYQRLEPIRKKSPKGSWESWVRDAFFEKISLSATGFHRGPDLYMDWDKMEGQPYAYFTFGVCCSEVELDVLTGDYRTVRTDLVVDIGKSVNPCVDIGQIEGAFMQGLGLYTLEELKFSPSGFLYTRGPSQYKIPALCDVPLRFNVYLLPDSNNPHAIYSSKGIGEPVLALGTSVFLAIKDAVAAARSESGLVGTFRLDSPATPERACLACTSPFTQKIPASEPGSFRPWALNI, encoded by the exons ATGTCGACAGGGACGGAAGGAAACGCTTTGTGCTTCTTTGTGAACGGGGAAAAG GTAACAGAGGAACATGCAGACCCTGAAACAATGCTGCTTCCCTTCCTCAGGGAGAAGA TGAGGTTAACTGGAACCAAGTATGGCTGCGGTGGTGGAGGCTGTGGGGCGTGCACGGTCATGGTGTCACGCTACCAACCCGCAACTAAAACCATCAC CCATTACTCAGCCAACGCCTGCCTCCTGCCGCTGTGTCAGCTGCACGGAGCAGCCATCACCACCGTGGAGGGGGTCGGGAGCACCAAGACCAGACTCCACCCGGTACAG GAGCGAATAGCGAAGGCTCATGGATCCCAGTGCGGCTTCTGCACTCCGGGGATGGTGATGTCCATGTATGCTCTGCTGAGGAACAAGCCTCAGCCGACCATGGAGGACCTCACTCAAGCTCTGGCTG GTAACCTGTGCCGCTGTACTGGATACCGACCCATTGTGGACGGTTACAGGACCTTCTGTCAG GAAGGAAACTGCTGCCAAGCCAATGGAGACGGAAAGTGTTGCCTCAACGGAGACGGAGAAACTGATGAACATGAGCAG GAAAAGCCACGCCTGTTTGGAAAAGAGGAGTTTCTGCCGTTGGACCCGACTCAGGAGCTCATCTTCCCTCCAGAACTGATT CTGATGGCAGAGAAGGCAAAGCCACAGACTCTCACCTTCCATGGGGAGAGGATGCGCTGGGTCTCCCCCGCCTCATTGGAGGAACTGGTCCAACTCAAGACCAGACACCCCGAGGCTCCACTTGTGATGGGGAACACCAACATAG gtccAGACATAAAATTCAAAGGCGTGCTGCATCCATTGATCATATCTCCAACCAGAGTCGTGGAGCTGTTTGCGGTTTCTCAAACACCTGAGG GAGTCTGGGTGGGAGCAGGCTGCAGTTTGTCTGAGCTTCACTCTCTCTTGGAGAAGTTGGTTCCTCAGTTCccagaggagaagacagagcTGTTCAGAgccctggagcagcagctgggaaaCCTGGGAAGCCAGCAGATCCGTAACGTTGCT ACTCTTGGAGGCCACATCGTGAGCGCATATCCTAACTCAGACCTGAACCCTGTCTTGGCTGCAGGAAGCTGCAAAGTCAGCGTCATTTCCAGCA GAGGAAGACGAGAGGTTCTCATCAATCAGGACTTCTTTGTTGGCTTTGGGAAAACCATCTTGAGGCCAGAGGAGATTGTTGTCTCTGTTTTCATCCCGTTTACCAGAAAG GGGGAGTTTGTTCGAGCTCTCCGTCAGGCTGCGAGGAAGGAGGTCTCCTTCCCCACTGTGACGTCAGGGATGAGGGTGCTCTTCTCAGAGGGATCCAGAGCGGTTCAGGATGTCAGTCTGTACTTCGGAGGAGTCGGTCCAACCACCGTTAGAGCCTCCAAAACCTGCGCAGCCATTATCTCAAG GCCGTGGGATGACGAGACCCTCAGTCGGGCCTATGATGTTCTTTTGGATGAGTTGacccttcctccctctgctcctggAGGGAAGGTTGAGTTTCGTCGTTCCCTTACTCTCAGCCTCCTCTTCAAATTCAACCTGGAGGTTCTGCATAAGCTCAAAGAAATG AACCTGATCACAGAAGAGCTGCCGGAGAAGATGCTTCCTTTACCTAAAGAGATCCAGCCCAGTCTGCAGGAGTTCCAC ccGGTGCCAAAGGACCAGAGCGAGCAGGACCCGGTGGGACGTCCCATCATGCATCGCTCGGCCTTCAGCCAGGCCACAGGCGAGGCCGTGTACTGCGACGACATCCCCAGAACAGACGGGGAActcttcctggttctggtcACCAGCTCTCGAGCACACGCTAAGATCAC AGAGCTGGATGTAAGAGACGCCCTGCAGCTTCCTGGTGTGGTCGACGTCATCATGGCCAAAGATATTCCCGGGAAGAAAGTACGCAGCATGTTTGGTTACGATGAGGAGCTGCTGGCCGAGGACGAG GTGTCATGCGTTGGTCAGATGTTGTGTGCAGTGGTCGCAGATACGAAGGCTCACGCCAAACGTGGAGCAGCCGCAGTGAAGATCGGCTACGAAGACTTACCTGACCCCATTTTCACCATTGAG GAAGCCGTGGAGAAGTCATCGTTCTTCTTGCCTCAGCGAACAATTGAGAGAGGAAATGTGAAGGAAGCTTTTAAAAACATCGACCAGGTTTATGAAG GAGAGATACGAATGGGAGGTCAGGAGCATTTCTACATGGAGACTCAGACCATGCTGGTTGTTCCTGTTGGCGAAGAGACAGAGTTCAACGTCTACATCTCCACTCAGTGGCCAACTTTAGTTCAG GATGCAGTTGCAGAGACATTGAACGTCCCATCCAACAGAGTCACCACTCATGTCAAAAGAATGGGAGGAGCTTTTGGAGGGAAGGTCATTAAAACCTCCATCTTGGCCTCTATCACCTCTGTGGCTGCATGGAA GACCGGTCGTGCTGTTCGCTGTGTGCTGGAGCGAGGTGAGGACATGTTGATCACTGGAGGACGACATCCACTCGTGGCAAAATACAAG GTGGGTTTCATGAAAGACGGAAGGATCATGGCTGCAGATATGCAGTTTTATGTCAACGCTGGCAACACTGCGGATGAATCTGTTCTG GTCGCTGAGAAGATTCTGCTTCACATGGATAACGCTTACAAAATTCCAAACCTACGAGGTCGCTCCTCGGCCTGCAGGACAAACCTGCCCTCCAACACCACCTTCAGGGGCTTTGGTGTCCCCCAGACTATCTTCATCATGGAGAACATGGTCAACGATGTGGCCATGGCACTGGGACGTCCTGCAGACGAGGTAGCACCTCAATCCTCCTCATGTTTTATTGATCTTGTAAAACTGTGTCTAACGTCGTCTTTGATTGTTCAGATTCGGGAGGTCAACATGTACAGAGGGCCGTCGGTTACACACTACAAGTTTGAGTTCAGCCCTGAGAACATGCTGCGCTGCTGGGAGGAATGTAAGATTAAGAGTGACTACAGCTCCCGTTGCCAAGCCATCGCCCAGTTTAACCAACAGAACCGCTGGAAGAAGAGGGGGATATCCGTGGTTCCCATCAAATATGGCATCGCATTCGCAGATGGTCTCTTCAACCAG GCTGCAGCTCTGGTCCACATCTACAAAGACGGGTCAGTTCTGGTGTCTCATGGGGGGGCAGAGATGGGTCAGGGAATCCACACGAAAATGCAGCAG gttgcGAGCCGGGAACTTCACGTCCCGTCCTCAAAGATCTACATCAGCGAAACCAGCACCAGCTCCGTTCCCAACACTTGTCCGTCTGCAGCTTCTTTTGGCACCGACGCCAACGGCATGGCGGTCAAG AACGCCTGTGAGACTCTGTACCAACGACTGGAGCCCATCAGGAAGAAGAGCCCCAAAGGATCATGGGAGAGTTGG GTCAGAGACGCTTTCTTTGAGAAGATCAGTTTATCAGCTACTGGATTCCACCG AGGTCCAGACCTGTACATGGACTGGGACAAGATGGAGGGTCAGCCTTACGCCTACTTCACATTTGGAGTGTGTTGCAGTGAAGTGGAGCTGGACGTCCTCACTGGAGACTACAGG acGGTGAGGACGGACCTCGTTGTCGACATCGGCAAAAGTGTGAATCCATGCGTCGACATTGGCCAG ATTGAAGGAGCGTTCATGCAGGGTTTGGGCCTCTACACTCTGGAGGAGTTGAAGTTTTCTCCCTCTGGGTTCCTGTACACTCGAGGTCCGTCCCAGTATAAGATCCCAGCGTTGTGCGACGTGCCGCTTCGATTCAACGTCTACCTGCTGCCGGACTCCAACAACCCCCACGCCATCTACTCCTCAAAG GGTATCGGAGAACCTGTTCTGGCCTTGGGCACCTCGGTGTTCCTCGCCATCAAAGACGCCGTCGCCGCCGCTCGCTCAGAGTCTGGTTTAGTCGGCACGTTTCGTCTGGACAGCCCTGCGACACCAGAGCGAGCCTGTCTGGCCTGCACCTCCCCGTTCACTCAGAAG ATTCCAGCGAGTGAACCAGGATCCTTTAGACCGTGGGCCTTaaacatctga
- the LOC125001148 gene encoding aldehyde oxidase 1-like isoform X2, which produces MSTGTEGNALCFFVNGEKVTEEHADPETMLLPFLREKMRLTGTKYGCGGGGCGACTVMVSRYQPATKTITHYSANACLLPLCQLHGAAITTVEGVGSTKTRLHPVQERIAKAHGSQCGFCTPGMVMSMYALLRNKPQPTMEDLTQALAGNLCRCTGYRPIVDGYRTFCQEGNCCQANGDGKCCLNGDGETDEHEQEKPRLFGKEEFLPLDPTQELIFPPELILMAEKAKPQTLTFHGERMRWVSPASLEELVQLKTRHPEAPLVMGNTNIGPDIKFKGVLHPLIISPTRVVELFAVSQTPEGVWVGAGCSLSELHSLLEKLVPQFPEEKTELFRALEQQLGNLGSQQIRNVATLGGHIVSAYPNSDLNPVLAAGSCKVSVISSRGRREVLINQDFFVGFGKTILRPEEIVVSVFIPFTRKGEFVRALRQAARKEVSFPTVTSGMRVLFSEGSRAVQDVSLYFGGVGPTTVRASKTCAAIISRPWDDETLSRAYDVLLDELTLPPSAPGGKVEFRRSLTLSLLFKFNLEVLHKLKEMNLITEELPEKMLPLPKEIQPSLQEFHPVPKDQSEQDPVGRPIMHRSAFSQATGEAVYCDDIPRTDGELFLVLVTSSRAHAKITELDVRDALQLPGVVDVIMAKDIPGKKVRSMFGYDEELLAEDEVSCVGQMLCAVVADTKAHAKRGAAAVKIGYEDLPDPIFTIEEAVEKSSFFLPQRTIERGNVKEAFKNIDQVYEGEIRMGGQEHFYMETQTMLVVPVGEETEFNVYISTQWPTLVQDAVAETLNVPSNRVTTHVKRMGGAFGGKVIKTSILASITSVAAWKTGRAVRCVLERGEDMLITGGRHPLVAKYKVGFMKDGRIMAADMQFYVNAGNTADESVLVAEKILLHMDNAYKIPNLRGRSSACRTNLPSNTTFRGFGVPQTIFIMENMVNDVAMALGRPADEIREVNMYRGPSVTHYKFEFSPENMLRCWEECKIKSDYSSRCQAIAQFNQQNRWKKRGISVVPIKYGIAFADGLFNQAAALVHIYKDGSVLVSHGGAEMGQGIHTKMQQVASRELHVPSSKIYISETSTSSVPNTCPSAASFGTDANGMAVKNACETLYQRLEPIRKKSPKGSWESWVRDAFFEKISLSATGFHRGPDLYMDWDKMEGQPYAYFTFGVCCSEVELDVLTGDYRTVRTDLVVDIGKSVNPCVDIGQIEGAFMQGLGLYTLEELKFSPSGFLYTRGPSQYKIPALCDVPLRFNVYLLPDSNNPHAIYSSKGIGEPVLALGTSVFLAIKDAVAAARSESGLVGTFRLDSPATPERACLACTSPFTQKIPASEPGSFRPWALNI; this is translated from the exons ATGTCGACAGGGACGGAAGGAAACGCTTTGTGCTTCTTTGTGAACGGGGAAAAG GTAACAGAGGAACATGCAGACCCTGAAACAATGCTGCTTCCCTTCCTCAGGGAGAAGA TGAGGTTAACTGGAACCAAGTATGGCTGCGGTGGTGGAGGCTGTGGGGCGTGCACGGTCATGGTGTCACGCTACCAACCCGCAACTAAAACCATCAC CCATTACTCAGCCAACGCCTGCCTCCTGCCGCTGTGTCAGCTGCACGGAGCAGCCATCACCACCGTGGAGGGGGTCGGGAGCACCAAGACCAGACTCCACCCGGTACAG GAGCGAATAGCGAAGGCTCATGGATCCCAGTGCGGCTTCTGCACTCCGGGGATGGTGATGTCCATGTATGCTCTGCTGAGGAACAAGCCTCAGCCGACCATGGAGGACCTCACTCAAGCTCTGGCTG GTAACCTGTGCCGCTGTACTGGATACCGACCCATTGTGGACGGTTACAGGACCTTCTGTCAG GAAGGAAACTGCTGCCAAGCCAATGGAGACGGAAAGTGTTGCCTCAACGGAGACGGAGAAACTGATGAACATGAGCAG GAAAAGCCACGCCTGTTTGGAAAAGAGGAGTTTCTGCCGTTGGACCCGACTCAGGAGCTCATCTTCCCTCCAGAACTGATT CTGATGGCAGAGAAGGCAAAGCCACAGACTCTCACCTTCCATGGGGAGAGGATGCGCTGGGTCTCCCCCGCCTCATTGGAGGAACTGGTCCAACTCAAGACCAGACACCCCGAGGCTCCACTTGTGATGGGGAACACCAACATAG gtccAGACATAAAATTCAAAGGCGTGCTGCATCCATTGATCATATCTCCAACCAGAGTCGTGGAGCTGTTTGCGGTTTCTCAAACACCTGAGG GAGTCTGGGTGGGAGCAGGCTGCAGTTTGTCTGAGCTTCACTCTCTCTTGGAGAAGTTGGTTCCTCAGTTCccagaggagaagacagagcTGTTCAGAgccctggagcagcagctgggaaaCCTGGGAAGCCAGCAGATCCGTAACGTTGCT ACTCTTGGAGGCCACATCGTGAGCGCATATCCTAACTCAGACCTGAACCCTGTCTTGGCTGCAGGAAGCTGCAAAGTCAGCGTCATTTCCAGCA GAGGAAGACGAGAGGTTCTCATCAATCAGGACTTCTTTGTTGGCTTTGGGAAAACCATCTTGAGGCCAGAGGAGATTGTTGTCTCTGTTTTCATCCCGTTTACCAGAAAG GGGGAGTTTGTTCGAGCTCTCCGTCAGGCTGCGAGGAAGGAGGTCTCCTTCCCCACTGTGACGTCAGGGATGAGGGTGCTCTTCTCAGAGGGATCCAGAGCGGTTCAGGATGTCAGTCTGTACTTCGGAGGAGTCGGTCCAACCACCGTTAGAGCCTCCAAAACCTGCGCAGCCATTATCTCAAG GCCGTGGGATGACGAGACCCTCAGTCGGGCCTATGATGTTCTTTTGGATGAGTTGacccttcctccctctgctcctggAGGGAAGGTTGAGTTTCGTCGTTCCCTTACTCTCAGCCTCCTCTTCAAATTCAACCTGGAGGTTCTGCATAAGCTCAAAGAAATG AACCTGATCACAGAAGAGCTGCCGGAGAAGATGCTTCCTTTACCTAAAGAGATCCAGCCCAGTCTGCAGGAGTTCCAC ccGGTGCCAAAGGACCAGAGCGAGCAGGACCCGGTGGGACGTCCCATCATGCATCGCTCGGCCTTCAGCCAGGCCACAGGCGAGGCCGTGTACTGCGACGACATCCCCAGAACAGACGGGGAActcttcctggttctggtcACCAGCTCTCGAGCACACGCTAAGATCAC AGAGCTGGATGTAAGAGACGCCCTGCAGCTTCCTGGTGTGGTCGACGTCATCATGGCCAAAGATATTCCCGGGAAGAAAGTACGCAGCATGTTTGGTTACGATGAGGAGCTGCTGGCCGAGGACGAG GTGTCATGCGTTGGTCAGATGTTGTGTGCAGTGGTCGCAGATACGAAGGCTCACGCCAAACGTGGAGCAGCCGCAGTGAAGATCGGCTACGAAGACTTACCTGACCCCATTTTCACCATTGAG GAAGCCGTGGAGAAGTCATCGTTCTTCTTGCCTCAGCGAACAATTGAGAGAGGAAATGTGAAGGAAGCTTTTAAAAACATCGACCAGGTTTATGAAG GAGAGATACGAATGGGAGGTCAGGAGCATTTCTACATGGAGACTCAGACCATGCTGGTTGTTCCTGTTGGCGAAGAGACAGAGTTCAACGTCTACATCTCCACTCAGTGGCCAACTTTAGTTCAG GATGCAGTTGCAGAGACATTGAACGTCCCATCCAACAGAGTCACCACTCATGTCAAAAGAATGGGAGGAGCTTTTGGAGGGAAGGTCATTAAAACCTCCATCTTGGCCTCTATCACCTCTGTGGCTGCATGGAA GACCGGTCGTGCTGTTCGCTGTGTGCTGGAGCGAGGTGAGGACATGTTGATCACTGGAGGACGACATCCACTCGTGGCAAAATACAAG GTGGGTTTCATGAAAGACGGAAGGATCATGGCTGCAGATATGCAGTTTTATGTCAACGCTGGCAACACTGCGGATGAATCTGTTCTG GTCGCTGAGAAGATTCTGCTTCACATGGATAACGCTTACAAAATTCCAAACCTACGAGGTCGCTCCTCGGCCTGCAGGACAAACCTGCCCTCCAACACCACCTTCAGGGGCTTTGGTGTCCCCCAGACTATCTTCATCATGGAGAACATGGTCAACGATGTGGCCATGGCACTGGGACGTCCTGCAGACGAG ATTCGGGAGGTCAACATGTACAGAGGGCCGTCGGTTACACACTACAAGTTTGAGTTCAGCCCTGAGAACATGCTGCGCTGCTGGGAGGAATGTAAGATTAAGAGTGACTACAGCTCCCGTTGCCAAGCCATCGCCCAGTTTAACCAACAGAACCGCTGGAAGAAGAGGGGGATATCCGTGGTTCCCATCAAATATGGCATCGCATTCGCAGATGGTCTCTTCAACCAG GCTGCAGCTCTGGTCCACATCTACAAAGACGGGTCAGTTCTGGTGTCTCATGGGGGGGCAGAGATGGGTCAGGGAATCCACACGAAAATGCAGCAG gttgcGAGCCGGGAACTTCACGTCCCGTCCTCAAAGATCTACATCAGCGAAACCAGCACCAGCTCCGTTCCCAACACTTGTCCGTCTGCAGCTTCTTTTGGCACCGACGCCAACGGCATGGCGGTCAAG AACGCCTGTGAGACTCTGTACCAACGACTGGAGCCCATCAGGAAGAAGAGCCCCAAAGGATCATGGGAGAGTTGG GTCAGAGACGCTTTCTTTGAGAAGATCAGTTTATCAGCTACTGGATTCCACCG AGGTCCAGACCTGTACATGGACTGGGACAAGATGGAGGGTCAGCCTTACGCCTACTTCACATTTGGAGTGTGTTGCAGTGAAGTGGAGCTGGACGTCCTCACTGGAGACTACAGG acGGTGAGGACGGACCTCGTTGTCGACATCGGCAAAAGTGTGAATCCATGCGTCGACATTGGCCAG ATTGAAGGAGCGTTCATGCAGGGTTTGGGCCTCTACACTCTGGAGGAGTTGAAGTTTTCTCCCTCTGGGTTCCTGTACACTCGAGGTCCGTCCCAGTATAAGATCCCAGCGTTGTGCGACGTGCCGCTTCGATTCAACGTCTACCTGCTGCCGGACTCCAACAACCCCCACGCCATCTACTCCTCAAAG GGTATCGGAGAACCTGTTCTGGCCTTGGGCACCTCGGTGTTCCTCGCCATCAAAGACGCCGTCGCCGCCGCTCGCTCAGAGTCTGGTTTAGTCGGCACGTTTCGTCTGGACAGCCCTGCGACACCAGAGCGAGCCTGTCTGGCCTGCACCTCCCCGTTCACTCAGAAG ATTCCAGCGAGTGAACCAGGATCCTTTAGACCGTGGGCCTTaaacatctga